The following are encoded together in the Flavihumibacter fluvii genome:
- a CDS encoding ABC transporter permease: MFTLYAKIAWRNLVRNKIYSVINVVGLALGITAFLLILEYVSFEKSYNKFHKDLGNTYRLINEDTKGGTWAQVEPGWAARAKQNFPQITAYCRFEEGIAKGIVKVDGSNTEPFRENSIGYAEGNFFSFFSFPVVQGEATSFDAPNTVFLSASTAQKYFGSRDPINQALTLSNQFGDAKYTIKGIYTMPENSDIRYDMVFSLATLQNPANLNGNDWAAPDNLNSQYIYTYFKTSAGTNYKALEKKLTEIRNTLKKDKDGVVFRLQPFANIHMAPTLGDNLPTTGDLKYIYILSSIAFLILLIAWFNYINLSTANSLKRANEVGVRKIVGASQRSLITQFLGESILVNSLGFALAIALVILIQPVFNGIMGKNITLASITQSAAWIWGLVLLALGSLLSGIYTAWSLSEFNPVETLKNKINKTNKGGLLRKTLVVSQFAISISLVLATILIYQQLTYMQHEKLGLNPNQMLVIRGPEIGRDSTFSQRKSSFINQVQQESFVKDFTASGTYPGGWYNFTTSGFTQSGSKPGDEMKPYSFAIIDHRYMDAYQIKLKAGRSFTAAECAVEWNDNNKVMLNEKGIAELGFASAAEAVNKKIKWDERFLEIVGVVADYHHMGLQRTIEPIIFYPQQSSAYLTVRLGTQNIQQNIARLEDIYKNTFTGNPFEYFFIDDNFNKQYTTEMQYGQLFTAAAIWAVVIACLGLFGLTTFTVESRTKEIGIRKVLGASVADITSLLSKDFLKLVILAAVIAFPVGWYAMHSWLQDFAYRIKIEWWVFVLAGGLAMLIAFSTIAVQAIKAALSNPVKNLRTE, from the coding sequence ATGTTTACACTATATGCGAAAATTGCCTGGCGGAACCTGGTACGGAATAAAATTTATTCTGTGATCAACGTTGTGGGATTAGCATTGGGCATCACTGCATTTTTATTAATACTGGAATATGTCAGTTTTGAAAAAAGCTATAACAAATTCCATAAGGACCTCGGCAATACTTACCGGCTCATTAATGAAGACACCAAAGGAGGAACATGGGCACAGGTTGAACCGGGATGGGCGGCCAGAGCAAAACAAAATTTCCCTCAGATCACCGCCTATTGCCGGTTTGAGGAAGGTATTGCAAAAGGCATAGTAAAGGTAGACGGCAGCAATACAGAACCTTTCCGGGAGAATAGCATCGGATATGCAGAAGGCAATTTCTTTAGTTTTTTTAGTTTCCCGGTGGTGCAGGGAGAAGCCACTTCCTTTGATGCACCCAATACCGTATTCCTTTCAGCAAGCACTGCACAGAAATATTTTGGCAGTCGGGATCCTATTAACCAGGCCCTAACCTTGTCGAACCAGTTTGGGGACGCCAAATACACCATAAAAGGCATTTATACGATGCCGGAAAATTCGGATATCCGATACGATATGGTGTTCTCGCTGGCAACCCTTCAAAATCCAGCCAACCTGAATGGAAATGACTGGGCAGCGCCGGATAACCTGAACTCGCAATATATCTATACTTATTTTAAAACAAGTGCGGGTACCAACTATAAGGCGTTGGAAAAGAAACTAACGGAGATCCGGAATACATTAAAAAAAGATAAGGATGGCGTAGTATTTCGGTTACAGCCCTTTGCGAATATCCATATGGCTCCAACATTAGGTGATAACTTACCCACCACCGGCGACCTGAAATATATTTATATCCTGAGTAGTATTGCCTTCCTGATCCTGCTGATTGCCTGGTTCAATTATATCAACCTGAGCACCGCGAATTCATTAAAACGGGCCAATGAGGTAGGTGTTCGAAAAATCGTAGGCGCTTCACAAAGATCACTCATTACACAGTTCCTGGGTGAATCAATACTGGTGAATAGCCTGGGATTTGCATTGGCCATCGCACTTGTGATTTTGATACAACCGGTTTTTAATGGCATCATGGGCAAGAACATTACACTGGCTTCCATTACTCAGTCTGCTGCCTGGATATGGGGCCTGGTGCTGCTGGCCCTGGGCTCTTTGCTCTCCGGTATTTATACCGCCTGGTCCCTGTCAGAATTCAACCCGGTTGAAACCCTGAAGAATAAGATCAATAAGACCAATAAAGGTGGATTACTCAGGAAGACGCTGGTTGTTTCGCAGTTTGCCATATCCATATCCTTAGTACTGGCCACCATACTTATCTACCAGCAATTGACCTATATGCAGCATGAAAAGCTGGGATTGAACCCGAACCAGATGCTGGTGATCAGGGGACCGGAAATTGGACGCGACAGTACATTTTCGCAAAGAAAAAGTTCCTTTATCAACCAGGTACAGCAGGAAAGTTTTGTGAAGGATTTTACGGCCAGCGGAACCTATCCGGGCGGCTGGTACAATTTTACGACGAGCGGGTTTACACAATCAGGGTCAAAGCCCGGCGATGAAATGAAGCCCTATTCATTTGCAATCATTGATCACCGTTATATGGATGCCTACCAGATCAAATTAAAGGCAGGCCGGAGTTTTACCGCAGCCGAATGTGCGGTGGAATGGAATGATAACAACAAAGTGATGCTGAACGAGAAAGGCATTGCAGAATTAGGATTTGCATCAGCAGCAGAAGCAGTGAACAAAAAGATCAAATGGGATGAGCGATTCCTGGAAATCGTAGGTGTAGTGGCCGATTACCACCATATGGGCTTACAAAGAACTATTGAACCCATCATATTTTATCCGCAGCAAAGCAGTGCCTATTTAACGGTAAGGCTGGGCACACAAAACATACAGCAAAACATCGCGAGGTTAGAAGACATTTATAAAAATACCTTCACAGGAAATCCCTTTGAGTACTTTTTCATCGATGATAATTTCAATAAACAATACACCACTGAAATGCAGTATGGCCAATTGTTTACGGCAGCAGCGATCTGGGCCGTGGTGATCGCGTGTCTGGGATTATTTGGACTGACCACCTTCACCGTTGAATCACGTACCAAGGAAATTGGGATCAGGAAAGTATTGGGTGCAAGTGTTGCAGATATCACCAGCCTTTTATCCAAAGATTTCCTGAAGCTGGTAATCCTGGCTGCTGTGATCGCCTTCCCTGTTGGCTGGTATGCCATGCACTCCTGGTTACAGGATTTCGCCTACCGCATCAAAATAGAATGGTGGGTATTTGTATTGGCAGGAGGATTAGCTATGTTGATCGCATTTTCTACGATAGCCGTGCAAGCCATAAAAGCAGCATTATCAAACCCTGTAAAAAACCTACGGACAGAATAA
- a CDS encoding ABC transporter permease, with translation MLKNYFRVALRNLWRNKIFSGINIAGLSVGLACCMLILLYLKDEVSFDRFHKNQAQIYRITSEISSPDGKVNKSGITGMMPGPEFKASIPEIESFVRLQGNGYTIKHNNEIYDQPVLVVDDNFFSVFSFPLVEGSAADALKEMHTVVLTEATAKKYFGNKKAVGQVLNLKNGDNFEPFVVSAVAKNIPQNSSIQFEMLVPMKFMQSQNNDTEWINFFLNTFVVLKPGTDWQKVAAKFDQVFMVKAGDQLKQMAEKYNFKEKISFGLQPLLDIHLSTVYTAANGLNKASNPIYSYILTGIAIFILLIACINFINLTVSRSLKRAKEIGIRKVVGGQRKQLVLQFLGESMILSFISFVLALVLVILIMPVFNSLANKSLAFSYLADAPLIIGYIVLFMFTGLLAGFYPALVLSGFNPVQTLYGRQRFTGKNYLSKGMVVFQFSLACILIISTIVIYSQFNYLMKFDLGYNDKNVVRVNVGGIDKDKLALFSNELMKNPAIEKVTANQGGEWITVAQVNNGTDINFDFKYIDHNYFPLFEIPIVKGRNFSPELSSDTAEGAIVNEAFVEKAGWKNPIGEKVDFFYNNKKFTVIGVIKDYHYASLSQKIGPQLFLTHPSYRYGDVYMKIKPGSTASVQPYIAATFKKFFPVQPYQFSSKDLDNAKQYESELKWKQMITFSAILTIFISCIGLFGLATFAAEKRTKEIGIRKVLGASIPVIVRTLSIDFLKLVLLSTLIASPVAWWAMNKWLGNYPYRIEISWWVFGLTIFLATGIALLTISYQAIRAAMANPVNSLKTE, from the coding sequence ATGCTAAAAAATTATTTCAGGGTTGCTTTAAGGAACCTTTGGCGCAACAAGATATTTTCAGGAATCAACATAGCCGGACTAAGTGTAGGCCTGGCCTGTTGCATGCTGATCTTATTGTACCTGAAAGATGAGGTCAGCTTTGACCGGTTCCATAAAAACCAGGCACAGATTTACAGGATCACTTCCGAAATAAGTTCACCGGATGGAAAGGTCAATAAGTCCGGGATCACAGGAATGATGCCGGGACCAGAATTCAAGGCTTCCATACCGGAGATTGAATCCTTTGTCAGGTTACAGGGGAATGGATATACCATTAAACATAACAATGAGATCTACGACCAGCCGGTGCTCGTAGTAGATGATAATTTCTTTTCCGTATTTAGTTTTCCCTTAGTGGAGGGGTCGGCGGCAGATGCTCTAAAAGAGATGCATACTGTAGTGCTGACCGAAGCCACTGCTAAAAAATATTTCGGCAACAAAAAAGCGGTAGGGCAGGTATTAAACCTGAAGAACGGCGATAATTTTGAGCCCTTTGTAGTGTCAGCGGTAGCAAAAAATATCCCCCAGAATTCATCGATCCAGTTTGAGATGCTGGTCCCCATGAAGTTTATGCAATCGCAGAATAATGATACTGAGTGGATCAATTTTTTCCTGAATACCTTTGTGGTGTTGAAACCCGGCACCGACTGGCAGAAAGTTGCTGCAAAATTTGACCAGGTATTCATGGTGAAAGCAGGAGACCAGTTAAAGCAGATGGCAGAGAAATATAATTTCAAGGAGAAAATAAGCTTTGGATTACAGCCGTTGCTGGATATCCACCTGAGTACTGTATATACCGCGGCGAACGGACTCAATAAAGCCAGTAACCCAATATATTCCTATATACTCACCGGTATAGCCATTTTTATCCTGCTGATCGCTTGCATCAATTTCATTAACCTCACAGTTTCCAGGTCCTTAAAAAGGGCTAAGGAGATTGGGATCCGTAAAGTTGTGGGCGGACAGCGAAAACAACTGGTACTGCAATTCCTGGGTGAGTCGATGATTTTGAGTTTCATCTCGTTTGTGCTGGCACTGGTATTGGTTATACTCATCATGCCGGTTTTCAATTCACTGGCCAACAAATCACTGGCATTTTCCTACCTGGCAGATGCGCCATTGATCATTGGTTATATTGTATTGTTCATGTTCACCGGTTTACTGGCAGGCTTCTATCCGGCGCTGGTATTATCTGGCTTCAACCCGGTGCAAACCCTTTATGGCCGGCAACGCTTTACGGGTAAGAATTACCTCAGCAAAGGCATGGTCGTTTTCCAGTTTTCCCTGGCCTGTATCCTCATCATTTCTACTATTGTGATCTATTCCCAATTTAATTACCTGATGAAATTTGACCTTGGGTATAATGATAAGAATGTGGTCCGGGTAAATGTCGGCGGAATTGATAAAGATAAGCTGGCCCTGTTCAGTAATGAACTCATGAAAAACCCGGCAATTGAAAAAGTTACAGCTAACCAGGGAGGGGAATGGATAACCGTTGCCCAAGTGAATAACGGCACGGATATCAATTTTGATTTCAAATACATTGACCATAATTATTTCCCGTTATTTGAAATACCCATTGTGAAGGGTAGGAATTTTTCACCTGAACTTTCATCAGATACTGCAGAAGGCGCCATAGTGAATGAGGCATTTGTAGAAAAAGCCGGCTGGAAAAATCCCATCGGGGAAAAGGTTGATTTCTTTTACAATAACAAGAAGTTTACGGTGATAGGCGTTATCAAAGATTACCATTATGCTTCACTGTCCCAGAAGATCGGTCCGCAATTGTTTCTCACACATCCCTCCTATCGTTATGGTGATGTATACATGAAGATAAAACCCGGGTCAACCGCAAGTGTACAGCCCTATATTGCAGCCACTTTTAAAAAATTCTTCCCGGTGCAGCCATACCAGTTCAGTTCGAAAGACCTGGACAATGCGAAGCAATACGAGAGTGAATTGAAATGGAAACAGATGATCACCTTCAGTGCCATACTCACGATTTTTATATCCTGTATCGGGTTATTTGGACTGGCCACTTTCGCAGCTGAAAAAAGAACCAAGGAGATTGGTATCAGGAAAGTATTAGGTGCATCAATACCGGTCATTGTGAGGACCTTGTCCATTGATTTCCTCAAACTGGTACTCCTCTCCACACTGATTGCATCACCGGTGGCCTGGTGGGCGATGAATAAATGGCTGGGCAATTATCCTTACAGGATAGAGATCAGCTGGTGGGTATTTGGACTCACTATATTCCTGGCGACCGGAATAGCCCTGCTGACCATAAGCTATCAGGCGATCAGGGCTGCAATGGCCAATCCGGTGAACAGTTTAAAAACAGAATAA
- a CDS encoding ABC transporter permease, which yields MFKNYFRIALRNLRKYKLYTIINITGLMTGLSACLLIGLYITHELSYDQFHAKKDRIARVTMEYGRSGNINTVALTGTKVGPQLKRTFPAVEAYVRTFIRSRVVKKEEKVFEESRFLYADDPFFTLFSFPLIEGDPATALNAPDKIVISQSMARKYFGQETAINKTLTIGNTDYTISGISKDVPQNSQLKFDFVTQFMNLGKDVVEENWWTANWITYLQVKDARDIPQLEKQVEAFMNTQGVRTEARLEGADFLRYKLEPLTRVHLYSPLAGFEPNGNIRYIYIFGVIAFLIVLIACANYTNLATAQSVGRSGEIGIRKVMGASRQQLFFQFIGESTTITTIAAILAFGLSIWLLPYFNTISGKAFSAEDLLQPKPVLMLSALAIAVSFLAGAYPAMVLSGNALLGVMKKGFNFTGTNSILRKSLIVLQFGISVFLIIYTLIILQQINYLQHKKLGYDKDHVLVLPVDTKMTANYATIKAAIAAVPGVEGITASYETPEFVEWGDGIRATDERGVHDVSLNAMPVDLEFTKTLGMAMIAGRDFQENDFPLMDTSNGYAHFRQPYIINESLAKKIGWTPEQAIGKTIEKNFPGPVVGVVKDFHFESLHQPVKPLVMFLDKDMARIFMVRLRGTNIPAVIARLEGVWKVRVPHRPFEYHFLDEDYNKLYIAEQRSSALFTVSGGLAILLACLGLFGLATFTTVQRKKEIGIRRILGADISNIAFLISKNFLVLVGLSILIAMPFAWYAGNEWLNAFAYRISIHAGLFIGTAAAVLLIAFLTVCFQAVKAAITNPVKSLRTE from the coding sequence ATGTTCAAGAATTATTTTAGAATCGCCCTGCGTAACCTCCGCAAATACAAACTGTATACCATCATCAATATAACAGGACTGATGACTGGTTTATCGGCCTGCCTGTTAATAGGCCTTTATATCACCCATGAATTAAGCTATGACCAGTTCCACGCGAAAAAAGACAGGATCGCCAGGGTCACTATGGAGTATGGGCGCAGCGGCAATATCAATACTGTAGCCCTTACCGGAACGAAAGTGGGTCCGCAGTTAAAAAGAACATTTCCTGCAGTAGAAGCTTATGTGCGCACTTTCATCCGCAGCAGGGTTGTGAAAAAAGAAGAAAAGGTATTTGAAGAAAGCCGGTTCCTCTATGCAGATGATCCCTTTTTTACCCTATTCAGTTTTCCACTGATAGAAGGAGACCCGGCAACAGCATTAAATGCGCCGGATAAAATCGTGATCTCTCAATCTATGGCCAGGAAATATTTTGGCCAGGAAACAGCGATCAATAAGACACTCACGATTGGCAATACAGATTATACGATTTCAGGCATCAGCAAAGATGTGCCCCAGAATTCGCAACTCAAATTTGATTTTGTTACGCAGTTCATGAACCTTGGCAAAGATGTAGTGGAAGAAAACTGGTGGACGGCGAACTGGATCACTTACCTGCAGGTAAAAGATGCCCGCGACATTCCACAACTGGAAAAGCAGGTGGAAGCATTTATGAATACTCAGGGTGTGCGCACAGAAGCAAGATTAGAAGGAGCTGATTTCCTCCGGTATAAACTGGAACCACTTACCCGGGTACACCTTTATTCGCCATTAGCAGGATTTGAACCTAATGGAAATATCAGGTACATCTATATTTTTGGTGTCATCGCTTTTTTAATTGTATTGATCGCCTGCGCCAATTATACCAACCTGGCTACAGCGCAATCTGTGGGCAGAAGTGGTGAAATTGGTATAAGAAAAGTGATGGGCGCATCAAGGCAACAATTGTTTTTCCAGTTTATTGGAGAGTCAACTACCATCACCACCATTGCCGCGATTCTTGCCTTTGGATTAAGTATCTGGCTACTGCCCTATTTCAATACCATCAGTGGAAAGGCATTTTCAGCTGAAGACCTGCTGCAACCAAAACCCGTATTGATGCTTAGTGCACTGGCCATCGCCGTTAGCTTCCTTGCGGGTGCTTATCCGGCCATGGTTTTGTCGGGGAATGCTTTGCTGGGCGTGATGAAAAAAGGATTCAATTTTACCGGTACCAATAGCATTTTGCGTAAATCACTGATCGTGCTGCAATTCGGGATCTCAGTATTCCTAATTATCTATACCCTGATCATTTTGCAACAGATAAATTACCTGCAACATAAAAAGCTGGGCTATGATAAAGACCATGTCCTGGTATTACCGGTAGATACAAAAATGACGGCCAATTATGCGACGATCAAAGCGGCGATAGCAGCTGTTCCAGGTGTGGAAGGTATCACAGCTTCCTATGAGACCCCGGAGTTTGTGGAATGGGGCGATGGCATCAGGGCTACAGATGAAAGAGGCGTACATGATGTTTCGCTGAATGCCATGCCTGTAGACCTTGAATTCACAAAAACACTGGGAATGGCAATGATTGCCGGAAGGGATTTCCAGGAAAATGATTTTCCCCTTATGGACACCAGCAATGGATATGCGCATTTCAGGCAGCCGTATATCATCAATGAAAGCCTGGCCAAAAAAATCGGGTGGACACCGGAACAGGCCATTGGCAAAACGATAGAGAAGAACTTTCCAGGCCCGGTTGTAGGTGTCGTAAAGGATTTCCATTTTGAAAGCCTGCACCAGCCGGTGAAGCCTCTGGTGATGTTCCTTGATAAGGACATGGCGCGGATATTTATGGTAAGGCTGAGAGGTACAAATATTCCAGCTGTTATCGCAAGGCTGGAAGGTGTATGGAAAGTACGTGTACCACACCGGCCATTCGAATACCATTTCCTGGATGAGGATTATAATAAACTGTATATCGCAGAGCAAAGAAGCTCAGCCCTGTTTACTGTATCGGGCGGATTGGCGATCCTATTAGCCTGTTTAGGCTTGTTTGGACTGGCCACTTTCACTACAGTACAACGCAAAAAAGAAATTGGTATCCGGCGGATACTAGGTGCGGATATCAGCAATATCGCCTTCCTGATCTCAAAAAATTTCCTGGTCCTGGTTGGCCTATCGATACTTATTGCCATGCCTTTCGCCTGGTACGCCGGCAATGAATGGCTGAATGCATTTGCTTACAGGATATCCATCCACGCAGGCCTCTTTATAGGCACAGCAGCAGCTGTATTGCTGATCGCTTTTTTAACAGTTTGTTTCCAGGCTGTGAAAGCAGCCATCACCAATCCTGTAAAATCATTAAGAACTGAATAA
- a CDS encoding ABC transporter permease, whose protein sequence is MQLNYLKIAWRNLVKNRFFTLLNIAGLAIGVACFLLISLYVTDELSYDHYHEKADRIYRINSDIIFGGTELKLAVSSDPMGAALKKDYPEVEEFARIYASEGSKMIKKGNAFIQENNVAYADSTFFDVFTFPAVEGDTHTALNEPNTVVISATAAQKYFGTTHAIGKFVEINDDNHTLFKVTAVIKDMPLNSHFRYDFLFSMDNVDYGFGNYLSHNFVTYLLFKKGTDIKAFEKKFPAYVNKYILPQAQGMMQVKSMEEFEKMGNKLAYHLIPVTDIHLRSDRSAELSVNGNIQYVYIFSAVAIFILLIACVNFMNLSTARSANRSKEVGIRKVLGSEKNTLVRQFLAESTLVSFIAIVFAVGITMLALSYFNGISGKTISMSKIAGPGFLVFLFCLPFVIGLLAGTYPAFYLSSFNPITVLKGKSNAAAKKSMLRSALVVFQFATSIILMVGTMVVYKQLNYIQNKKIGFNKEQVLTVEGTWSLGNNYQAFRNEIEKIPGVTGSTQAAYLPVSSSSRSDNTFFKEAVMDVKGGFNMQNWRIDENYIPIMGMEIVAGRNFSKAFQSDSNAIIINESTAQLLGYKDPVGKIIYSGANPGEGTVPQTIIGVVKNFHFESMKQRIAPLCFTLGNANWVTAFKVDSRNLPYIIKEVEKKWTAMAPTMPFRYEFLDEAFSNMYNAEQRAGKVVLSFSILAILIACIGLFGLASYMAEQRTKEIGVRKVLGATVNNIVTMMSKDFMKLVLLSAFFAIPLAAWGMHYWLQDFAYRINLSWWIFAAASLLAIVIALITISFQAIKAALTNPVKSLRSE, encoded by the coding sequence ATGCAACTGAATTACCTGAAGATCGCCTGGAGAAACCTGGTCAAAAACAGGTTCTTCACTTTGCTCAATATTGCAGGCCTTGCCATTGGCGTAGCATGTTTCCTGCTCATTTCCCTGTATGTAACTGATGAACTCAGTTATGACCACTATCATGAAAAAGCAGACCGGATCTACAGGATAAATTCAGACATCATTTTCGGGGGAACCGAATTAAAACTGGCGGTGTCGTCGGATCCCATGGGGGCTGCATTGAAGAAAGACTATCCTGAGGTGGAAGAATTTGCGCGCATCTATGCATCTGAAGGCTCAAAGATGATCAAAAAGGGCAATGCCTTTATCCAGGAAAATAATGTGGCCTATGCCGACTCCACCTTTTTTGATGTATTTACGTTTCCGGCAGTGGAAGGCGATACCCATACGGCATTAAACGAACCCAATACCGTGGTCATTTCTGCGACAGCAGCACAAAAATATTTTGGCACTACCCATGCCATTGGAAAATTTGTAGAAATAAATGACGATAACCATACCTTATTCAAGGTAACGGCTGTAATAAAAGACATGCCCTTAAATTCGCATTTCAGGTATGACTTCCTTTTTTCCATGGATAATGTTGATTATGGCTTCGGCAATTACCTGAGCCACAATTTTGTCACCTACCTGCTTTTCAAAAAAGGTACTGACATAAAAGCCTTTGAGAAAAAATTTCCGGCCTACGTCAATAAATATATTTTACCACAGGCACAGGGCATGATGCAGGTAAAAAGCATGGAAGAATTTGAAAAAATGGGCAATAAACTAGCCTACCACCTGATTCCCGTAACGGATATACATCTTCGTTCGGACCGTTCAGCTGAACTAAGTGTCAATGGAAATATACAGTATGTGTATATCTTTTCAGCGGTGGCTATATTCATCCTGTTAATCGCCTGTGTAAACTTCATGAACCTGTCCACAGCGCGGTCTGCCAACCGATCCAAAGAAGTTGGCATCAGGAAAGTATTAGGTTCAGAAAAAAATACGCTGGTACGGCAGTTCCTGGCAGAATCAACACTTGTTTCATTCATCGCCATTGTGTTTGCTGTAGGTATTACCATGCTGGCCCTCTCCTATTTTAATGGTATTTCCGGCAAAACTATTTCCATGTCGAAAATTGCAGGTCCGGGCTTTTTAGTATTCCTGTTTTGTTTACCATTTGTAATAGGATTATTAGCAGGAACCTATCCAGCGTTTTACCTGTCCTCATTCAACCCAATAACAGTTTTAAAAGGAAAATCAAATGCTGCTGCGAAAAAAAGCATGTTGCGCAGTGCCCTTGTGGTGTTCCAGTTTGCGACCTCTATAATTTTAATGGTCGGCACCATGGTGGTATATAAACAACTCAATTATATCCAGAATAAAAAAATAGGTTTTAATAAGGAGCAGGTATTGACTGTAGAAGGCACCTGGTCATTAGGCAATAATTACCAGGCGTTCAGGAATGAGATCGAGAAAATTCCAGGTGTAACCGGAAGTACACAGGCCGCCTACCTGCCGGTCAGTTCGAGTTCGAGAAGCGACAATACTTTTTTCAAGGAAGCGGTAATGGATGTAAAAGGCGGGTTCAATATGCAGAACTGGCGGATAGATGAAAATTATATTCCGATCATGGGCATGGAGATAGTAGCCGGAAGAAATTTCTCAAAAGCCTTTCAATCAGATTCCAATGCCATCATCATCAATGAGAGTACAGCCCAGTTATTGGGATATAAAGACCCGGTTGGAAAAATCATCTATTCCGGGGCCAACCCCGGAGAAGGAACTGTGCCACAGACCATTATTGGCGTGGTAAAAAATTTCCATTTTGAATCAATGAAGCAAAGGATTGCCCCCCTTTGTTTTACACTGGGCAATGCCAATTGGGTAACTGCCTTCAAGGTTGATAGCCGCAATCTGCCTTACATTATCAAGGAAGTGGAAAAAAAATGGACGGCGATGGCACCCACCATGCCGTTCCGGTATGAGTTTCTCGATGAAGCGTTTTCCAATATGTACAATGCAGAACAAAGGGCTGGGAAAGTGGTGCTGAGTTTCTCCATCCTGGCCATATTAATAGCCTGCATTGGACTATTCGGACTCGCTTCCTATATGGCAGAACAAAGGACCAAGGAAATCGGGGTAAGGAAAGTATTGGGTGCAACAGTTAACAACATCGTGACCATGATGTCAAAAGACTTTATGAAACTGGTATTGCTATCAGCCTTCTTTGCGATTCCGCTGGCGGCCTGGGGAATGCATTACTGGTTACAGGATTTTGCTTACAGGATCAACCTGAGCTGGTGGATCTTTGCGGCAGCCAGCCTTTTGGCCATTGTTATTGCACTTATCACGATCAGCTTCCAGGCCATTAAGGCTGCATTAACCAACCCTGTTAAAAGTTTGCGTTCGGAATAA